In Aspergillus luchuensis IFO 4308 DNA, chromosome 1, nearly complete sequence, the following are encoded in one genomic region:
- a CDS encoding glycosyltransferase family 69 protein (CAZy:GT69;~COG:S;~EggNog:ENOG410PKUE;~InterPro:IPR021047;~PFAM:PF11735;~TransMembrane:1 (i72-94o)) translates to MGRFTRGSYEPVARTSFDDAEEIELARDDSIDGYPTRARVSRVGRLLALLFQTSRAAKWRIRRRYSPETFTVRRIVSILFCVLVGLIVTTFALFPSYTHLPPHYHALQSAVQGSTTPGRGNPHNSTVFIAVSLYDKTGALAGGAWGQSLLDLIDMIGPDRVFLSIYENDSDATGEQALSALSDRVPCNKSIVYDKHFNFTGFPTVTLPDGSSHVRRVAYLAEVRNRALRPLDDLNHRFDRLLFLNDVYFDPLDALQLLFSTHTRDGRPDYRAACAVDFINPFKFYDTFATRDLEGYGMGLPFFPWFTTAGKAQSRSDVLQGTDAVRVRSCWGGMVAFDAGFFQRDIPAATDTDQPTYYRGRRVPVQFRGEEDPFWESSECCLIHADIQSWPSSSSIGAAKAERDGEEDSGIYMNPFIRVAYHSRSFSWLRITRRVERLYSVAHWLSSTAVGLPVYNPRRAEVPGEEVQETVWVGDNSKEGGSFSQVTRIANYDGFCGRWDLQVLSRREETGEGGWVSVPVPALPS, encoded by the coding sequence ATGGGACGTTTTACGAGGGGCTCGTACGAGCCCGTCGCTCGCACTTCGTTCGACGATGCCGAAGAGATTGAACTGGCGAGGGATGATTCGATAGATGGGTATCCCACGCGCGCTCGAGTCTCCCGCGTCGGACGTCTCTTAGCCCTTCTGTTCCAGACATCCCGAGCAGCTAAATGGCGCATACGACGACGTTATTCTCCCGAGACCTTCACAGTCCGTAGGATAGTTTCCATTCTGTTCTGCGTCCTGGTTGGCCTAATTGTTACAACCTTTGCATTATTCCCGTCCTATACTCACTTGCCTCCTCACTACCATGCCTTGCAATCAGCCGTCCAAGGCTCCACAACCCCAGGCCGGGGAAATCCACATAACTCTACCGTTTTTATCGCGGTCAGCCTCTATGACAAGACCGGGGCTCTGGCGGGTGGCGCGTGGGGCCAGAGTCTTCTAGATCTGATCGACATGATCGGGCCGGACCGTGTCTTCCTGAGCATCTATGAAAATGACAGCGATGCAACTGGCGAGCAGGCATTGTCGGCGCTGAGCGATCGAGTCCCTTGTAACAAATCCATTGTTTACGACAAACATTTTAACTTCACGGGCTTTCCCACCGTTACGCTACCCGATGGATCCAGCCACGTGCGCCGCGTGGCCTACCTCGCAGAGGTCCGCAACCGGGCCTTGCGTCCCTTGGATGATCTAAACCACCGGTTCGAccgcctcctcttcttgaacGACGTCTACTTCGATCCCCTGGATGCCCTGCAGCTTCTTTTCTCGACACATACCCGCGACGGCCGCCCGGACTATCGAGCCGCATGTGCGGTCGACTTTATCAACCCGTTCAAGTTCTACGATACCTTTGCCACGCGCGACCTTGAGGGCTACGGCATGGGgcttccattctttccatgGTTCACCACTGCGGGTAAAGCCCAGAGTCGCTCGGATGTACTGCAGGGAACCGATGCAGTCAGGGTGCGTAGTTGCTGGGGAGGAATGGTTGCCTTCGATGCTGGGTTCTTCCAGCGCGacatcccagcagcaacagacacGGATCAGCCAACATATTACCGCGGACGTCGCGTGCCTGTGCAATTTCGCGGTGAGGAAGATCCGTTCTGGGAATCGTCTGAATGTTGTTTGATACACGCGGATATTCAAAGCTggccctcttcatcctccataGGTGCGGCCAAGGCTGAGAGGGACGGCGAGGAAGATTCAGGCATCTATATGAACCCCTTCATTCGCGTGGCCTACCACTCTCGCTCTTTCAGTTGGCTCAGGATTACTCGTCGGGTAGAGAGACTTTATTCTGTCGCCCATTGGCTTTCCAGCACTGCGGTTGGTCTTCCGGTTTATAATCCGCGTCGAGCAGAGGTTCCCGGCGAAGAAGTGCAAGAGACGGTCTGGGTAGGGGATAATTCGAAAGAAGGCGGGTCCTTCTCGCAAGTGACACGGATTGCTAATTATGATGGATTCTGCGGGAGATGGGACCTACAGGTCCTTTCTCGTCGGGAAGAGACTGGCGAAGGGGGTTGGGTCTCTGTCCCTGTCCCGGCGTTGCCGTCTTGA
- a CDS encoding purine-cytosine permease family protein (COG:P;~EggNog:ENOG410PG6R;~InterPro:IPR001248,IPR030175,IPR026030,IPR038271;~PFAM:PF02133;~TransMembrane:12 (i213-234o240-262i283-302o322-343i350-369o389-411i423-443o477-501i513-531o543-564i585-607o622-641i);~go_component: GO:0005886 - plasma membrane [Evidence IEA];~go_component: GO:0016020 - membrane [Evidence IEA];~go_component: GO:0016021 - integral component of membrane [Evidence IEA];~go_function: GO:0022857 - transmembrane transporter activity [Evidence IEA];~go_function: GO:0031924 - vitamin B6 transmembrane transporter activity [Evidence IEA];~go_process: GO:0031919 - vitamin B6 transport [Evidence IEA];~go_process: GO:0055085 - transmembrane transport [Evidence IEA]), with protein sequence MLPRGSCHWRVTDLLWPKRRKKKKKNFPKNNPAKPEQESQKSHSPPTTFHIRRIQLYLSLVPALVPTARGAKLLFISHPALSFFPPCSWACIKSSYVLFNGCVSIFETCGLNVFCSNRGSPPAPARRPFITISSMADTMHDEEKGHRAAPAVESVSSPSETGKEMSSYPSSGNAWTRLNARIQSIKFLESRGIERVPESERHAASASNYMQMALLWFSTNITANNIAIGMYGPLDYSLSFVDSALCAVFGAFLGAAGVAYMGTFGPQSGNRTMVVARYFMGYYPSKIACLLNIIIMLGYGMIDCLVGGQVLSAVADGGLTVVVGIIIIAIITWIVVVFGMAPFHVYERWAWVPQLIAIFVLVGSAGPKFDTNIKTTGDPQTVNANRLTFFSLCLSSSVAWAPAGADFFVYFPPTTSKWKTFTLTLFGVGLALSFANLMGVGLASGTLTNPSWAEAYGTSAGALIIAGYDGLGGFGKFLGVLVALGLIANNIPGTYSATLGFQIMGRHLGSLPRWFLSCIGVIIYTACALGGRNHLYDIFENFLALMGYWVTIYLTIALEEHLIFRRTRGFDWDAWADRSKLPLGLAALAAFLIGWAGAIVCMDQIWYVGPIAKMVGSDGADLGIWVGVSWAMLVFPPLRWLELQKIGR encoded by the exons ATGCTGCCGCGCGGGTCCTGTCATTGGCGGGTGACTGACTTATTGTGGCCAAAacgaaggaaaaaaaaaaaaaaaaacttccCAAAAAATAATCCGGCGAAGCCCGAGCAGGAAAGCCAGAAGAGTCATTCTCCGCCAACTACTTTTCATATTCGCCGGATCCAACTCTACCTTAGCTTAGTCCCTGCTCTAGTGCCAACTGCGAGGGGGGCAAAACTCCTCTTTATCTCCCATCCGGCCCTGAGTTTTTTCCCGCCATGCAGCTGGGCTTGCATTAAATCCTCCTACGTTCTCTTCAACGGCTGCGTTTCGATTTTTGAAACTTGCGGCCTCAACGTCTTTTGCTCCAACCGAGGATCCCCTCCTGCGCCAGCTCGCAGACCGTTTATCACTATATCCAGCATGGCTGATACCATGCacgacgaggagaagggccACCGCGCCGCTCCAGCCGTAGAATCGGTCTCGTCTCCCTCGGAAactggaaaagaaatgtCCTCCTACCCTTCTTCAGGGAATGCCTGGACGAGGCTCAACGCTCGTATTCAATCCATCAAATTCCTCGAAAGCCGCGGTATCGAGCGTGTCCCAGAGTCCGAGCGTCACGCTGCCTCAGCATCCAATTACATGCAAATGGCTTTGCTTTGGTTTAGTACCAACATCACCGCGAACAACATCGCAATCGGAATGTATGGGCCTCTGGACTATTCTCTGAGTTTCGTTGACTCGGCGCTCTGTGCGGTGTTTGGTGCTTTCCTTGGTGCGGCAGGTGTGGCGTATATGGGAACGTTTGGACCGCAGAGTGGTAATCGAACAATG GTCGTCGCAAGATATTTCATGGGCTACTACCCGAGTAAGATCGCTTGTCTTttgaacatcatcatcatgttgGGCTATGGAATGATTGACTGCCTCGTGGGTGGCCAGGTGCTGTCCGCTGTTGCTGATGGTGGgttgacggtggtggtgggaatCATCATTATTGCCATCATAACGTGGATCGTGGTGGTCTTTGGTATGGCGCCTTTCCACGTGTACGAGCGATGGGCCTGGGTGCCTCAactcatcgccatcttcgtcTTGGTCGGCAGTGCCGGCCCGAAATTTGACACCAACATCAAGACTACTGGCGACCCCCAGACCGTCAACGCCAACCGtctcaccttcttctcgctCTGTCTCTCCAGTTCCGTTGCCTGGGCCCCTGCTGGCGCTGATTTCTTCGTCTActtccctcccaccacctcGAAATGGAAGACCTTCACCCTGACCCTCTTCGGTGTCGGCCTTGCCCTCTCTTTTGCCAACCTTATGGGTGTCGGCCTCGCTAGTGGCACGCTAACGAACCCATCCTGGGCGGAGGCATACGGAACTTCTGCTGGAGCACTCATCATTGCCGGATATGACGGTCTCGGAGGATTTGGCAAGTTTTTGGGCGTTCTCGTCGCCCTGGGTCTGATTGCCAACAACATCCCTGGAACCTACTCCGCCACTCTGGGCTTCCAGATCATGGGCCGTCACCTTGGCAGCCTTCCCAGATGGTTCCTCTCCTGTATTGGTGTGATCATCTACACTGCTTGCGCCCTGGGTGGCCGGAACCACCTCTACGATATCTTCGAGAACTTCCTCGCCCTGATGGGCTACTGGGTGACCATCTATTTGACCATCGCTTTGGAGGAGcacctcatcttccgccGCACCCGTGGTTTCGACTGGGATGCTTGGGCTGACCGGTCCAAGTTGCCCCTTGGTCTTGCTGCTCTGGCTGCGTTCCTGATCGGCTGGGCGGGTGCGATCGTCTGCATGGACCAAATATGGTATGTTGGTCCGATTGCCAAGATGGTTGGTTCGGACGGCGCGGACCTGGGTATCTGGGTGGGTGTGTCTTGGGCGATGCTGGTGTTCCCGCCTCTGCGGTGGTTGGAGCTGCAGAAGATCGGTCGGTAA
- a CDS encoding uncharacterized protein (COG:S;~EggNog:ENOG410PMVQ;~TransMembrane:7 (o17-35i47-67o104-124i136-155o175-202i214-234o254-275i)), which translates to MANDGGGSPHDLVVQTWIMYSIAILLFLVRLFARYKRLGFRFQVEDYLMVVAVGFYTAFAVTNIYIIEGGGSNLYEPPSLYYSFSASEIAARVRGSKIEFASENCQLCTIYSLKACMLLVHFRLTSNLWQHRLVKVIAAYTLIGWITTELVLFLNCRPLSGYWTLPPPHKECSTYFRYEVVQCVFNISSDIFILCVILPMFIRAKMPWKTKLPVIVVFSMGIVVIACAIISKYFTFYNIYDDSYQFWYLREASIGMYVTNLPFVWSLARSTLTFLRTSQYTNKGRYNEAQYGTDHASNARWKSGVHSRSTRNMPTIYDTRTGRADGIMRTESEENIIEMGGVGHVTNKSTASTGSDNTEWAQANGHDDFIIRKTTEIVIQKD; encoded by the exons ATGGCCAACGACGGTGGCGGCAGTCCTCATGATCTGGTCGTGCAGACCTGGATCATGTACAGCATTGCTattctgctgttcctggtgagacT GTTTGCCCGCTACAAACGACTCGGATTTCGATTCCAGGTCGAAGATTACCTTATGGTGGTCGCTGTG GGATTCTACACGGCATTCGCAGTTACCAACATTTATATTATCGAAGGAGGAGGTAGCAATCTGTATGAACCTCCGAGTTTGTACTACAGTTTCTCAGCCTCCGAGATTGCTGCAAGAGTCAGAGGTTCCAAGATCGAGTTTGCTTCGGAGAAT TGCCAGCTCTGCACCATCTATTCTCTCAAGGCTTGCATGCTGTTGGTGCACTTCCGACTAAC ATCGAACTTATGGCAGCACCGCCTGGTTAAAGTCATCGCCGCATACACCCTTATCGGCTGGATCACCACGGAGCTGGTGCTGTTCCTGAACTGTCGCCCCCTGTCCGGATATTGGACACTCCCGCCACCCCATAAGGAATGCAGCACCTACTTTCGCTATGAAGTGGTACAATGCGTCTTTAACATCAGTTCCGATATTTTCATTCTCTGCGTCATACTGCCGATGTTCATCCGCGCAAAAATGCCCTGGAAGACCAAGTTACCCGTCATCGTGGTCTTCTCCATGGGTATTGTGGTG ATCGCCTGTGCCATCATTTCCAAATACTTCACATTCTACAATATTTACGACGATAGCTACCAATTCTGGTACCTCCGGGAGGCATCGATCGGCATGTACGTGACGAACTTGCCATTCGTCTGGAGCCTCGCCAGATCGACACTCACCTTCCTGCGAACGAGTCAGTACACCAACAAAGGCCGATACAACGAAGCCCAATACGGAACCGACCACGCTTCGAATGCACGGTGGAAATCGGGGGTACATTCTCGGTCGACTCGCAACATGCCTACCATTTACGATACTCGAACCGGACGCGCGGACGGAATAATGCGCACCGAAAGTGAAGAGAACATTATTGAAATGGGTGGGGTGGGACATGTCACCAACAAGTCGACCGCATCGACTGGTAGCGACAACACAGAGTGGGCTCAGGCGAATGGACATGATGACTTCATCATCAGGAAGACGACGGAGATTGTCATTCAGAAGGACTGA
- the ATG29 gene encoding multidomain presynaptic cytomatrix related protein (COG:S;~EggNog:ENOG410PND5;~InterPro:IPR039362,IPR039113,IPR040666;~PFAM:PF18388;~go_process: GO:0000045 - autophagosome assembly [Evidence IEA]) — MTSFNQSGDTKFTVFIRLPFPRGDFVDPPPVEWNAAKDQALWNILSRPSKGDDLDWKALADHFDVTLQFLLQQAAWLYDRQLSQVRAQMSRVPTTQSTSTSPAPGSVSGSTALGQQTKGATNAGPRAPSRLSSQQKDSLPQRAPIPRRTSSTTTVNQVKTAREPVRNDTPVAEPREPRRESYASRPSAGKREQAAAPPAPKSPPLEDDTTSSSSESESDDDNAFGSRRGLRFKPPFGKFSTHRAGLRYDEEDDDESPAFLPEPERASHEASGQDLNATLRMNAEDASESHRRPSAQMISRTSVTTESSASSASSGVPVAHPQSDRRRRLNQSGGPLSPRRTGELAHFSPRQSMALRRDASDGTPSMGSSFSDLDDASVTQSALEEALLSNIQHGGMASRMSTISQAIRSRYLGRTEDRFS, encoded by the exons ATGACGTCCTTCAATCAGTCCGGAGACACCAAGTTCACCGTGTTTATTcgccttcccttccccagGGGTGACTTTGTGGATCCTCCTCCG GTGGAATGGAACGCTGCCAAAGACCAAGCTCTGTGGAATATTCTCTCGCGTCCTTCAAAGGGAGATGATCTAGACT GGAAAGCACT GGCGGATCATTTCGATGTGACATTGCAGTTTCTGCTTCAACAGGCAGCATGGCTCTACGATCGGCAGTTGTCACAAGTACGTGCACAGATGAGTAGAGTGCCCACCACACAGTCAACGTCTacatctcctgctcctggttCGGTGTCGGGTAGCACGGCGCTGGGTCAACAGACAAAAGGTGCCACCAATGCAG GCCCTCGAGCTCCGTCACGCCTCTCGTCACAGCAGAAAGATAGTCTTCCACAGCGTG CTCCCATTCCCCGACGCACCAGCTCAACAACCACAGTCAATCAAGTTAAGACTGCCCGGGAACCAGTCCGTAACGATACTCCTGTTGCAGAGCCAAGAGAGCCCAGACGAGAAAGCTATGCCAGTCGACCATCTGCCGGGAAACGGGAGCAAGCTGCAGCGCCTCCGGCTCCGAAGTCTCCCCCTCTGGAAGATGACACAACCTCTAGTTCATCCGAGTCTGAATCCGACGATGACAACGCCTTTGGAAGTCGTCGTGGTCTAAGATTCAAGCCCCCCTTCGGCAAGTTCTCCACACATAGGGCTGGCCTGAGGtacgacgaggaggatgacgacgagtCTCCTGCTTTCCTGCCAGAACCTGAAAGGGCATCGCACGAAGCATCTGGGCAGGATTTGAATGCTACGTTGAGGATGAACGCTGAGGATGCCTCTGAGTCACATCGACGCCCATCGGCACAAATGATTTCCAGAACTTCAGTCACGACCGAATCTTCCGCAAGCTCTGCTAGCTCCGGAGTCCCAGTTGCACATCCACAATCTGATAGACGGCGACGGTTGAATCAAAGCGGAGGGCCATTGAGTCCGAGGCGGACAGGGGAATTGGCACATTTCAGTCCACGACAGTCTATGGCGCTAAGGAGAGACGCGAGCGACGGGACGCCTAGTATGGGGAGCAGCTTTAGTGACCTAGATG ATGCGAGCGTCACGCAATCCGCGCTTGAGGAAGCACTTCTGAGCAATATTCAGCATGGTGGCATGGCCAGTCGCATGAGCACAATTAGTCAGGCGATTCGTAGTCGATATTTAGGACGGACGGAGGATAGGTTCTCGTAA
- a CDS encoding uncharacterized protein (COG:C;~EggNog:ENOG410PJ9A;~InterPro:IPR023210,IPR036812;~PFAM:PF00248) → MAGPVPKPECLLGFHQVLSPTAGIKVSPLCLGTMNFGTTWEPYMGECSKEISFAILDTFFDHGGNFIDTANVYQDGQSETWIGEWMKKRGNRDQMVIATKYTTGFRRTHVSSEPIQSNFVGNSVKSMNLSVKNSLEKLQTDYIDILYVHWWDFTTSVEEVMHGLNALVSAGKVLYLGVSGTPAWLVVKANAYARANGLRPFSVYQGKWNAGFRDLENEIVPMCRDQGLAIAPFAVLGQAKFRPAEQRNTEYKGSGRAALRVEEDDKVSDVLEAVAKRNETSLYAIALAWVRFKAPYVFPIIGQRSVAHIKANIEALSLDLSKEDMDEIDKAIEFKPAFPLDYLLAGNFSTAFTAADVQLTQWTAHIDAPTPVMPVRPRKNL, encoded by the exons ATGGCTGGTCCTGTCCCAAAACCAGAGTGCCTCCTGGGCTTCCACCAGGTCTTGTCACCCACTGCTGGTATCAAGGTGTCTCCGCTATGTCTGGGCACTATGAACTTTGGAACAACCTG GGAGCCATACATGGGTGAATGCAGCAAGGAGATATCCTTCGCAATCTTGGATACCTTTTTCGACCACGGTGGAAATTTTATCGACAC TGCCAATGTATACCAGGACGGACAATCCGAAACATGGATTGGagagtggatgaagaagcgtgGGAATCGAGACCAGATGGT CATCGCAACCAAATACACGACCGGCTTCCGCCGCACACACGTGTCCAGTGAGCCCATCCAATCGAACTTCGTCGGAAATTCCGTGAAATCCATGAACCTATCCGTCAAGAACAGCCTCGAAAAGCTTCAGACTGACTACATTGACATTCTCTACGTGCATTGGTGGGATTTCACCACCAGCGTGGAGGAAGTCATGCATGGTCTCAACGCACTCGTCTCGGCTGGAAAGGTCCTCTACTTGGGCGTCTCCGGAACTCCAGCTTGGCTAGTAGTCAAGGCAAATGCATACGCGCGCGCAAACGGGCTCAGACCGTTCTCTGTCTACCAGGGCAAGTGGAATGCTGGATTCAGAGATCTAGAAAATGAGATTGTGCCTATGTGTCGCGACCAAGGGTTGGCAATCGCACCTTTTGCAGTGCTAGGCCAAGCGAAGTTCAGACCCGCAGAGCAGCGCAACACAGAGTATAAGGGCTCTGGACGAGCGGCGCTCcgggttgaggaggatgacaaggTTTCTGATGTGTTGGAGGCTGTTGCCAAACGAAATGAGACAAGTCTTTATGCCATT GCTCTCGCATGGGTCCGCTTCAAGGCACCTTACGTCTTCCCTATTATTGGACAACGGAGTGTAGCGCACATCAAAGCCAACATTGAAGCTCTGAGCCTCGATCTCTCGAAGGAGGATATGGATGAGATTGACAAGGCCATTGAGTTTAAACCTGCCTTCCCACTTGACTACCTCCTCGCCGGCAATTTCAGTACTGCGTTTACCGCAGCAGATGTTCAATTGACGCAGTGGACCGCGCATATCGATGCTCCAACTCCTGTGATGCCGGTCAGACCGCGTAAGAATTTGTAA
- a CDS encoding uncharacterized protein (COG:U;~EggNog:ENOG410PH2C;~InterPro:IPR022812,IPR027417,IPR001401,IPR000375, IPR030381;~PFAM:PF00350,PF01031;~go_function: GO:0003924 - GTPase activity [Evidence IEA];~go_function: GO:0005525 - GTP binding [Evidence IEA]), protein MANEEGESGPKHLNSSELLKKIDKLREKNIGKHVPLPQLVVVGDQSSGKSSLLASLTKIPFPRDLELCTRYATQITSRREDDRSVEISIIPAGDASLEHRAKVQGFKRTLRGTEDFRSEFPAILKEVDECMGIRTDLSSKEGSVFSKDVLRIELSDMVKNYIKDARTVILAVLPSNVDLATQEILKLAKDYDGNGERTLGVLTKPDLVIEQSAKAALCSLVLGHKRPLTLGYYLVRNQGADQDTSFRGEEGERMFDSQPWNTLPRDRIGIQALRERLGELLSEVTEREFPELRKDIKNQIDSCHQDLVRLGPARQTEQEQRAFLSGIARQFQSLARAARDAHYTENEAFAESDLRLLTHIVNFSDKFSSNFQAKAHMLPFDCPTSDAVDKRQPYNDMNNNPHGNGRHKNCPRGKPDMHAQMAAGDRFSLAQHVNESREGLDPNSFPELEQIVSRVEGTQDPEGDIKAWIEKLYAESRGLDLGTFGNNILCNAFKEQTGKWEAMTRGHVSNVIMVVHRFLSKALGKICGSKQLYHKIWSSILDDLLQSYKNAMSQAMFLLSVERNRRPYTLNNYFNHTLQKLRSARVAQALEDNARNINDTWSNAQMKVVDLDAVKKSASDQGNVEHITGEIHDILWSYYQVARERFVDNVHIQEWVINLGSDELGAIAGESQAIKARRANLKQKMEDLKSALQTLKF, encoded by the exons ATGGCCAACGAAGAAGGTGAAAGCGGCCCCAAGCATCTCAATAGCTCTGAGTTGCTCAAGAAGATCGACAAGCTGAGAGAGAAAAACATTGGAAAGCATGTTCCCCTTCCTCAG ctggttgttgttggggacCAGAGTTCTGGaaaatcttctcttctggcaAGCCTGACCAAGATTCCATTTCCTCGTGATTTGGAACTTTGTACCCGTTATGCCACGCAGATAACTTCCCGTCGTGAGGACGATCGCTCGGTCGAAATCTCGATAATCCCTGCCGGCGATGCTTCCCTGGAGCACAGGGCGAAGGTACAGGGCTTTAAGAGGACCCTCAGAGGCACCGAAGACTTTCGGTCGGAATTTCCAGCAATCCTGAAGGAG GTCGACGAGTGTATGGGCATACGTACTGACCTTTCGTCTAAGGAAGGATCGGTTTTTAGCAAAGACGTGCTCCGGATCGAGCT TTCGGATATGGTCAAGAACTATATCAAAGATGCTCGCACGGTGATCTTGGCTGTGCTCCCAAGCAACGTCGATCTTGCTACCCAGGAGATCCTCAAGCTGGCCAAAGATTATGATGGAAATGGAGAGCGTACGCTTGGTGTGCTAACCAAACCCGACCTGGTGATCGAGCAAAGCGCCAAGGCAGCTTTGTGCTCACTGGTCCTGGGACACAAGAGACCACTGACACTTGGCTATTACTTGGTTAGAAACCAGGGCGCAGATCAGGACACTTCTTTCCgtggtgaggaaggagaaagaatgTTTGACAGCCAGCCTTGGAATACCTTGCCGAGAGACCGTATTGGCATCCAGGCCCTAAGAGAACGGCTGGGAGAACTTCTGAGCGAAGTTACGGAGCGCGAATTCCCTGAACTTCGCAAGGATATCAAAAACCAGATTGATTCGTGCCATCAAGATCTGGTCCGCCTGGGCCCTGCACGCCAAACTGAACAGGAACAGCGTGCGTTCTTGAGTGGTATAGCTCGCCAGTTTCAGAGCCTCGCACGAGCTGCACGCGATGCTCATTATACAGAAAATGAAGCATTTGCAGAGAGTGATCTCCGGCTTCTCACTCACATTGTCAATTTTTCTGATAAATTCAGCTCAAATTTCCAGGCTAAAGCACATATGCTCCCATTCGACTGCCCTACCTCAGATGCAGTTGACAAGAGACAACCATACAATGACATGAACAACAATCCGCACGGGAACGGCCGCCATAAAAACTGCCCAAGGGGGAAACCCGACATGCATGCCCAGATGGCAGCCGGGGATCGCTTTTCTCTGGCTCAGCATGTAAACGAAAGCCGTGAAGGCCTTGACCCTAACAGCTTCCCTGAGTTAGAGCAGATTGTCAGCCGCGTGGAGGGCACCCAGGATCCCGAAGGGGATATCAAAGCCTGGATTGAAAAGTTATATGCTGAGTCTCGAGGTCTTGATCTCGGGACCTTTGGAAACAATATCCTCTGCAATGCTTTCAAGGAGCAGACCGGCAAATGGGAAGCCATGACCCGCGGACACGTGAGTAATGTTATCATGGTAGTTCACCGTTTTTTGAGTAAGGCATTGGGAAAGATTTGCGGGAGCAAACAGCTCTATCACAAGATTTGGTCCAGCATTCTCGATGACCTTCTACAAAGCTACAAGAATGCCATGTCCCAGGCGATGTTCCTTCTGTCCGTTGAGAGAAACCGCCGACCATATACGCTAAACAATTATTTCAACCATACCCTCCAGAAACTGCGCAGTGCCCGTGTTGCTCAGGCATTAGAGGACAATGCCAGAAATATAAATGATACTTGGTCAAACGCACAAATGAAGGTGGTCGATCTGGATGCTGTCAAGAAGTCTGCGAGCGACCAGGGGAATGTGGAACATATCACGGGGGAAATCCATGACATCCTGTGGTCCTACTATCAAGTCGCACGCGAAAGATTTGTGGATAATGTTCACAT CCAGGAATGGGTCATCAATCTGGGGTCGGATGAGCTGGGAGCAATCGCCGGTGAATCGCAAGCGATTAAAGCGCGGCGTGCCAACCTGAAGCAAAAGATGGAGGATTTGAAGTCTGCTCTCCAGACCTTGAAGTTTTGA